The following proteins come from a genomic window of Mustela lutreola isolate mMusLut2 chromosome 6, mMusLut2.pri, whole genome shotgun sequence:
- the C6H6orf47 gene encoding uncharacterized protein C6orf47 homolog, which yields MFLRRLSGWLPRPWGRRKPTKPDLPAPELRRVDSSSENSGSDWDSAPETMGDVGPLKTKDPGSRRSSEAAPEPSREVQDEQLRSNRMDSFKWDKTVSNTQESGRPGTGGTVLKQGQDPVGSSGTRPGVSPEGILSPPGPEAPVEKPGRRQKLLGWLRGDPGRGAGAPLQYLGGPEECLQISTNLTLHLLELLASALLGLCSRPLRAALDALGLRGPLGLWLHGLLSFLAALHGLHAVLSLLTAHPLHFACLFGLLQALVLAVSLREPSGEEEATDLDGEKLEREGEE from the coding sequence ATGTTCCTGCGACGGCTTAGTGGCTGGCTACCTCGCCCTTGGGGCCGCCGGAAACCAACGAAGCCCGACTTGCCTGCCCCAGAACTCAGACGAGTGGACAGCTCCTCTGAGAATTCAGGGAGTGACTGGGATAGTGCCCCAGAAACCATGGGAGATGTGGGGCCTCTCAAGACCAAGGACCCAGGATCACGGAGGAGCTCTGAGGCTGCTCCAGAACCAAGTAGGGAGGTCCAAGATGAGCAACTGCGAAGCAACAGAATGGATTCCTTCAAGTGGGACAAGACTGTCTCTAACACTCAAGAGTCTGGGAGACCGGGGACTGGAGGGACTGTTCTCAAACAGGGCCAGGATCCAGTGGGCTCAAGTGGCACCAGACCTGGAGTGTCCCCTGAAGGGATACTAAGCCCCCCTGGGCCAGAAGCCCCAGTGGAGAAGCCAGGACGGCGTCAGAAGCTGCTGGGCTGGCTGCGGGGGGATCCAGGTAGGGGAGCAGGAGCTCCCTTGCAGTACCTGGGGGGCCCCGAGGAGTGTCTGCAGATCTCAACCAACCTGACTCTCCACCTGCTGGAGCTGCTGGCCTCAGCCCTGCTGGGGCTGTGCTCAAGGCCTCTGAGGGCAGCTTTGGATGCATTGGGCCTGCGTGGACCGCTGGGCCTCTGGCTGCATGGGCTGCTGTCCTTTCTGGCTGCCCTGCATGGGCTCCATGCTGTGTTGAGCCTACTTACTGCTCACCCCCTGcactttgcctgcctctttggtCTCCTTCAGGCCCTGGTGCTGGCTGTCAGCCTCCGGGAGCCCAGTGGAGAGGAGGAGGCCACTGACTTGGATGGcgagaaattggagagggagggTGAGGAATAG